One window of the Armatimonadota bacterium genome contains the following:
- a CDS encoding type II toxin-antitoxin system HicB family antitoxin, with protein MKWRVVLEQDTETGDWAVWCPELPGCVSAGTTQEEALVNIREAIALYLQQDPIEVSSEAIITEIAA; from the coding sequence ATGAAATGGCGAGTAGTGCTTGAACAAGACACCGAGACCGGCGACTGGGCGGTTTGGTGCCCGGAACTGCCTGGATGCGTTTCGGCAGGGACAACACAGGAAGAAGCCCTGGTGAATATCCGCGAGGCCATTGCCCTTTATCTTCAGCAGGACCCAATCGAGGTCTCTTCGGAAGCGATAATTACTGAGATAGCAGCCTAA
- a CDS encoding type II toxin-antitoxin system HicA family toxin, with protein MGERIRRIKCRDVEEILHRYGFELVSQQGSHRKWRNSERKVQVIVPEHAGRDLPLGTLRNIFINAGIPEKEWKV; from the coding sequence ATGGGAGAACGCATACGCAGAATTAAATGCCGTGACGTTGAAGAGATTCTTCATCGTTATGGATTTGAGCTTGTCTCTCAGCAAGGCAGCCACCGTAAATGGCGTAATTCGGAGCGTAAAGTACAGGTTATCGTGCCTGAGCACGCTGGTCGTGACTTACCATTGGGAACACTGCGCAATATTTTCATTAATGCCGGGATACCTGAAAAAGAGTGGAAAGTGTAA